In one window of Nodosilinea sp. PGN35 DNA:
- a CDS encoding allophycocyanin subunit alpha-B, whose amino-acid sequence MSVVSQVILNADDELRYPTTGELKAIEDFLKTGEQRTRIAATLSENEKKIVDQASRELWRRRPDFIAPGGNAYGQKQRALCIRDYGWYLRLVTYGVLAGDQTPIEAIGIVGVREMYNALDVPVPGMVEAIRCLKDASLNLLSDEDAAEAAPYFDYIIQSMS is encoded by the coding sequence ATGTCTGTTGTTAGCCAAGTTATTTTGAATGCCGACGACGAGCTGCGCTACCCAACCACCGGCGAGCTCAAGGCCATTGAAGACTTTTTGAAGACTGGCGAGCAGCGCACCCGCATTGCCGCCACTCTGTCTGAAAATGAGAAAAAGATTGTGGATCAGGCCAGCAGAGAACTCTGGCGGCGGCGGCCCGACTTCATCGCCCCCGGCGGCAATGCCTACGGTCAAAAGCAGCGTGCCCTCTGCATTCGCGACTACGGCTGGTACCTGCGCCTCGTCACCTACGGCGTGCTGGCTGGTGACCAGACCCCGATTGAGGCCATTGGCATTGTGGGCGTTCGCGAAATGTACAACGCCCTGGATGTCCCAGTGCCCGGCATGGTTGAAGCCATCCGCTGCCTCAAAGATGCCTCGCTAAACTTGCTGTCTGACGAAGACGCCGCCGAAGCGGCCCCCTACTTCGACTACATCATCCAATCGATGTCATAA
- a CDS encoding GUN4 domain-containing protein, translated as MIEQKFDVFLCHNSEDKPAVIQIAQQLRQNNLTPWLDVWEIRPGEVWQLVLERQIESIGAAAVFIGKQGIGPWQQQEIYCFLQEFVSRQLPVIPVMLANAPQQPKLPVLLKNIHWVDFRLQDPDPLSQLVWGITGFRALTPYETVQVIDTQTVTAVGAAQTTGLPSVLPPALKDDLVSEKGINYNKLHDLLQAGQWRDADRETRSLIFKIVERYEDAYALKKRDFLTASCADLKMIDRLWLEQSDEQWGFSAQKRIYLECGASLDGKFPGHEILDEFYNHIGWKKGKGCITYSELTSNPLECPAGAFPASIFVGTSYSGSALGSPGKSRLVCGELNSVWGGGKLWDLFLRIDHCEVMEANVEIQRL; from the coding sequence ATGATCGAGCAGAAGTTTGACGTTTTTCTTTGCCACAACAGCGAAGATAAACCCGCCGTCATTCAAATCGCCCAGCAGCTTCGGCAAAACAACCTCACCCCCTGGCTCGATGTCTGGGAGATTCGCCCCGGCGAAGTGTGGCAACTCGTCCTCGAACGACAGATAGAGAGCATCGGCGCTGCCGCTGTCTTCATTGGCAAGCAGGGCATTGGCCCCTGGCAGCAGCAAGAAATCTACTGCTTTCTTCAAGAGTTTGTCTCACGCCAGCTCCCTGTGATTCCAGTTATGCTGGCTAACGCCCCCCAGCAGCCCAAGCTACCCGTACTGCTCAAGAACATCCACTGGGTTGATTTTCGCCTGCAAGACCCAGACCCACTCTCTCAACTCGTATGGGGTATCACGGGTTTCAGAGCCTTAACCCCATACGAAACAGTCCAGGTCATTGACACCCAAACCGTCACTGCCGTGGGGGCAGCACAGACCACTGGCTTACCCTCTGTACTGCCACCTGCCTTAAAAGATGACTTGGTATCAGAAAAAGGGATTAACTACAACAAGCTCCACGATTTGCTACAAGCGGGCCAGTGGAGAGATGCCGACCGAGAGACGCGCAGCCTAATATTCAAAATTGTTGAGCGATATGAAGATGCCTATGCTCTTAAGAAAAGAGATTTTCTAACTGCTTCCTGCGCCGACCTCAAAATGATCGATAGATTATGGTTAGAACAGAGCGATGAGCAATGGGGATTTAGCGCCCAAAAACGTATTTACCTAGAGTGTGGCGCCTCTCTCGATGGCAAATTCCCTGGCCACGAAATCTTGGATGAGTTTTATAACCATATTGGCTGGAAAAAAGGCAAAGGCTGTATAACTTATTCAGAGCTAACCTCAAATCCTCTAGAATGTCCGGCAGGGGCATTTCCAGCATCGATTTTTGTCGGAACATCCTATTCAGGAAGTGCTCTTGGGAGCCCCGGAAAGTCAAGACTTGTATGCGGTGAATTAAATTCAGTGTGGGGAGGAGGCAAGCTTTGGGATTTGTTTCTTCGTATAGATCATTGTGAGGTTATGGAGGCAAATGTTGAAATTCAAAGATTATGA
- a CDS encoding Uma2 family endonuclease yields the protein MVADSQPWTIRDLAAMPDDGGWKRYEIIDGELYVTRAPHIRHQGAAGKLHMRLERWSEETGLGAAFQAPGVVFSPTDAVIPDVVWISQERLANGLDDAGHLIVPPELMVEILSPGDLNEQRDKEVKLKLYSRYGVQEYWIANWQLKTLEIYRRSDAQLQLVGTLLVGDTLTSPLLPKFSTPMAELFR from the coding sequence ATGGTTGCCGACTCCCAGCCCTGGACAATCCGCGACCTCGCCGCCATGCCCGACGATGGCGGCTGGAAGCGCTACGAAATCATCGACGGAGAACTCTACGTGACCCGCGCCCCCCACATTCGCCATCAAGGTGCCGCTGGGAAGCTGCACATGCGCCTGGAACGCTGGTCTGAGGAAACGGGCTTAGGCGCAGCCTTTCAGGCTCCCGGCGTCGTGTTCTCCCCGACTGATGCGGTAATCCCCGATGTGGTGTGGATCAGCCAGGAGCGATTGGCCAATGGTCTCGACGATGCGGGGCACCTGATCGTCCCCCCAGAACTGATGGTTGAAATCCTCTCCCCCGGCGACCTCAACGAGCAGCGCGATAAAGAGGTCAAGCTCAAGCTCTACTCCCGCTACGGTGTCCAGGAATACTGGATCGCCAACTGGCAGCTCAAAACTCTGGAAATTTACCGCCGCAGCGACGCCCAGCTTCAGCTCGTCGGCACGCTTTTGGTAGGCGATACCCTCACCTCACCGCTACTGCCCAAATTTAGTACACCTATGGCCGAGCTTTTTCGGTAG
- a CDS encoding transposase, whose protein sequence is MPNYRRSGMHGGTFFITQVTYQRQPWLCTEIGRTALRHALGHVRQSHPFDIDAFVLLPDHFHCVWTLPHNDGDLSKRMRLVKRVVTKYYGHALGLSADVSASREKRKEGNVWQRRFWEHLIRDESDFAAHCDYIHYNPVRHGLCDTPQQWPFSSLHRLTKKGVYSPDWGGEEIKSLEYINLGNE, encoded by the coding sequence ATGCCCAATTACCGCCGCTCTGGTATGCACGGCGGCACGTTTTTCATTACACAGGTTACCTACCAACGCCAGCCTTGGCTTTGCACAGAGATCGGTCGCACAGCCCTTCGCCACGCTCTCGGTCATGTTCGGCAAAGTCATCCCTTTGATATCGACGCTTTTGTATTGTTGCCTGACCATTTTCACTGTGTGTGGACGCTGCCCCACAACGATGGCGACCTGTCAAAGCGGATGCGCTTAGTGAAGCGGGTAGTGACTAAATACTATGGTCATGCCCTGGGGCTTTCGGCAGATGTTTCGGCCTCGCGAGAGAAACGAAAAGAAGGCAACGTGTGGCAGCGTCGCTTCTGGGAGCATTTAATTCGAGATGAATCAGATTTTGCCGCTCATTGCGATTACATTCACTACAATCCGGTGCGGCATGGGTTGTGTGATACGCCTCAGCAATGGCCATTTTCAAGCTTGCATCGGCTAACGAAAAAGGGAGTCTATTCGCCAGATTGGGGCGGTGAGGAAATTAAGTCCCTTGAATACATCAACCTTGGCAATGAGTAA